The Drosophila sulfurigaster albostrigata strain 15112-1811.04 chromosome 3, ASM2355843v2, whole genome shotgun sequence genomic sequence GTCTtaatctgctgctgctggataTTCAGGGCAAGGGCACAATGCGTGGATACTGTGGTTAGTCTTGCTGTTATTCAAAaactcgtttcgttttttaacTGATTTGTGATCTTTTTGCTTATAGAGAGCGCCAAGGCAGCCGTAAAGATGCGTGGCACTCGCTACTTGCGCAATGGATTGGAGTACGTCAAGTTCACCAAGATGACTATGCGCATCCAGTTCAAGGACTTTAAGTTGCAGCTGGATAATCTATTCAATGGCAATGGAGTTCTGGGTGAAGCGGGCAATGCGCTAATCAATGACAATCAGGATCTCTATTTGAATGAGATTGTGCCAGGCCTGGAGCGTGGACTCTCAAAGAAGTTTCTCGATGTTGCCAACGAGATTTTGGCCACAGCCACATTTGATGAAATGTTTCCGCCTAGCCGCACTATCGTTAATCCCATTTCCTTTCCAAATCATCCATcgggctctggctctggcacAACGGGTCCCAACATATTTGAAACACCATTCACCTCTCGTAATCCCACTGGCGGCATCTTGGATCAATTGCCACCTAGAAGCAGCAGTCATAGCCATAACCAGAGGCCCAAACAACCAGTCAACAATCCAGCGGGC encodes the following:
- the LOC133844175 gene encoding uncharacterized protein LOC133844175; this encodes MFLKRCCKMLQLLLLLSMCHWSSAKLPSSITPCARDDPQLERCIINAVYQVRPLLVHGDLGDGYRTPPLEPLQLDNIELGSSSQFQAVFMDLYARGGSNFTIDRIIAKPEDISYDLWITLPRIAFSGKYFMRLNLLLLDIQGKGTMRGYCESAKAAVKMRGTRYLRNGLEYVKFTKMTMRIQFKDFKLQLDNLFNGNGVLGEAGNALINDNQDLYLNEIVPGLERGLSKKFLDVANEILATATFDEMFPPSRTIVNPISFPNHPSGSGSGTTGPNIFETPFTSRNPTGGILDQLPPRSSSHSHNQRPKQPVNNPAGGIFGESLPGGGIIDPRLNLGS